From Papilio machaon chromosome 29, ilPapMach1.1, whole genome shotgun sequence, one genomic window encodes:
- the LOC106711906 gene encoding MIP18 family protein galla-2, producing the protein MTKVADNVNPNVYEKESEREITSADQDEEITDEFDEREIFDLIRNINDPEHPLTLEELRVVEEKNISVDNKKNEVLVYFTPTIPHCSMATLIGLSIRVQLLRALPSRFKVTVEVSEGTHVSEHAVNKQLADKERVAAALENNNLVQIINQCVAAGA; encoded by the exons ATGACGAAAGTAGCAGATAATGTTAATCCGAACGTATACGAGAAGGAATCAGAACGTGAAATAACATCAGCAGATCAAGATGAAGAGATCACAGACGAGTTTGACGAAAGGGAAATTTTCGATTTAATCCGGAATATCAATGATCCGGAACATCCTTTAACGTTGGAGGAACTTCGAGTTGTTGAGGAAAAGAATATATCAGTAGATAATAAGAAGAATGAagtacttgtttattttacacctACAATACCACACTGCAGTATGGCTACTTTGATTG GTCTATCCATCAGAGTACAATTACTTAGAGCATTACCAAGTCGTTTCAAAGTAACTGTAGAAGTTTCCGAAGGTACACATGTATCTGAACATGCGGTGAATAAACAACTGGCTGATAAAGAGAGAGTTGCCGCCGCATTAGAGAATAATAATCTTGTACAGATTATAAACCAATGTGTTGCGGCTGGAGCATAG
- the LOC106711893 gene encoding uncharacterized protein LOC106711893 yields MHWTIFYICVPLLCCAAVNIKALTESMGQEVIEMDAPIKELPPEIEEEPSAENESEIKSVATTISSSTKSTTIKETKRKLKETDRTRSNQEEEEARIEKELADLYKDSSDYKADSAEVSKDSHLTTQASTAQSETEDDTLKPVARAREDFKFQPDTNNKADVERFRTSVDIISCDKQRLTGATVTMSPLSSAGHQFIPSARPIEISSAFVTILSKF; encoded by the exons ATGCATTGGACAATCTTCTACATCTGCGTACCACTTTTGTGCTGTGCTGCAGTGAACATAAAGGCTTTGACGGAGTCCATGGGGCAAGAAGTCATCGAAATGGATGCGCCTATAAAAG AATTGCCGCCAGAAATAGAAGAAGAACCGTCAGCTGAAAATGAGTCAGAAATAAAATCTGTCGCGACAACTATATCGTCTTCTACCAAAAGTACTACG ataaaagaaaCTAAACGTAAACTGAAAGAAACAGATAGAACTAGAAGTAATCAAGAGGAAGAGGAAGCAAGAATCGAGAAGGAATTAGCCGATTTATACAAGGATTCTTCag aTTATAAAGCGGATAGTGCAGAAGTGTCTAAAGATTCGCATCTCACAACACAGGCTAGCACAGCTCAGAGTGAAACCGAAGATGATACATTAAAGCCGGTTGCTAGAGCGAGAGAGGA TTTCAAATTCCAACCTGATACCAACAACAAAGCTGATGTAGAACGATTCAGAACTTCTGTGGACATTATCAGCTGCGACAAGCAAAGACTTACTGGAGCTACTGTA ACAATGTCACCACTATCGTCAGCCGGACATCAATTCATTCCCA gTGCACGCCCCATAGAGATTAGCTCGGcgtttgttacaatattatcaAAGTTCTGA
- the LOC106711894 gene encoding gelsolin, whose product MDHPAFAEAGSGPGIEVWTIEQFEPVPIEKKMYGKFFNGDSYIVLKTTGEDTLSYNAHFWLGSNTTQDKKGSAAIWTITLDDMLGGKAVHHREVQGHESSQFLGYFQPAIRYLDGGSESGFNNVETNAGAEKRLLRLSGCDNMRIEEVPAEATSLTKEHCFILEVDHDIFVLMPEGAKATQRRKIISVANTLRDDDHNGRATIEIIDDFSSDEDIALFFEALGSGSKDDLVDAESNVQTYSREDMTSVYLYRVLIGEDELDLVTLSKPYKQMQLSSSERYILDTPCSGVYIWLGNDLDEELKKNYYDIAQKYLDMKEYPSWVHVTRVAEGNESCTFKQYFHNWETVGTTNSRMVSDSDAGYFSGDAEESSAVGKLIGKSASARGYMPDTGEGIYTVIRISGEEEDITEQINEKPVLYDSDVYVVKYQYDDNGDDAYVIYVWIGANADPSDKAMGMEMAAQIDKEEEANVNVVKVPHGKEPKHFLAIFKGNLSVLYGSKDEEYKAENSKKSYDDDGVRLFRVEGTELEVDMRTVQVPETAEVLEDDDVFVLETPEKIYVWHGKESQGIEQEAASNFVQKILGEDKETIVLEQGEETDEFWEFLGGAPEEKEDSSGWKLTLNRRVTTPLSLTAVTVSVTGKIDFEELPPEFTQQDLSDDGVYILDTGEELYFWKGKKIPERVRMANDTIIEEYVSDDGLERTVDSAVVVSVRQGKEPAVFKKLFPDWDDDMWENQTSYEDIKNETKAANSK is encoded by the exons ATGGATCATCCTGCATTTGCTGAAGCGGGCAGTGGTCCTGGTATCGAAGTTTGGACTATTGag CAATTCGAACCTGTTCCAATTGAGAAGAAAATGTATGGAAAATTCTTCAACGGTGATTCATACATCGTTTTGaag ACAACAGGTGAAGACACCCTATCATACAATGCACACTTCTGGCTCGGCAGTAACACTACACAGGATAAGAAGGGCTCAGCTGCAATTTGGACAATCACATTAGATGACATGTTAGGCGGGAAAGCGGTACATCATCGAGAGGTGCAAGGCCACGAGTCCAGTCAGTTCTTAGGCTACTTTCAACCAG CAATCCGGTATTTGGATGGAGGTAGCGAGTCTGGTTTCAATAATGTGGAGACAAACGCCGGGGCGGAGAAACGTCTGCTCAGACTCTCTGGATGTGATAATATGAGGATTGAAGAG GTACCAGCAGAAGCCACATCTCTTACAAAAGAACATTGCTTCATACTCGAAGTAGATCACGACATCTTCGTGTTAATGCCTGAAGGTGCTAAAGCTACACAGAGGCGGAAGATCATCAGCGTTGCGAATACATTGCGAGATGATGACCATAACGGTAGAGCTACCATTGAAATTATCG atGATTTCTCATCAGACGAGGACATCGCTCTGTTCTTTGAAGCTCTAGGATCTGGTTCTAAGGATGATCTGGTAGATGCAGAATCAAATGTCCAG ACATACTCCAGGGAAGATATGACATCAGTCTACCTTTACCGAGTTCTGATCGGTGAAGATGAACTGGATCTGGTGACACTGAGCAAACCTTACAAGCAAATGCAGTTGTCTTCTAGT GAGAGGTATATCCTAGACACGCCATGCTCAGGAGTCTACATATGGCTTGGCAATGACCTAGATGAGGAGCTCAAGAAAAACTATTACGATATCGCTCAAAAATACCTCGATATGAAAGAATATCCATCTTGG GTCCACGTTACCAGGGTAGCAGAAGGCAATGAGAGTTGCACTTTCAAGCAGTACTTCCACAATTGGGAGACTGTTGGTACTACTAACTCTCGTATGGTCTCTGATTCAG ATGCGGGTTATTTCTCTGGCGACGCTGAGGAGTCCAGTGCAGTTGGTAAACTTATAGGAAAGAGTGCATCAGCGAGGGGTTACATGCCTGATACTGGTGAAGGAATTTATACGGTTATACG TATATCTGGTGAGGAAGAAGATATAACTGAACAGATTAATGAGAAGCCAGTTTTATACGACAGCGATGTGTACGTGGTGAAGTACCAATACGATGACAATGGTGATGATGCTTACGTGATTTACGTGTGGATT gGAGCGAATGCTGACCCATCAGATAAAGCAATGGGAATGGAAATGGCGGCACAAATAGATAAAGAAGAAGAGGCAAATGTTAACGTTGTTAAAGTACCACACGGAAAAGAACCTAAACATTTCTTGGCcatatttaaag GAAACCTGTCTGTATTATATGGTAGTAAAGATGAAGAATACAAAGCggaaaattcaaagaaatccTACGATGATGATGGTGTTAGATTGTTTAGA GTGGAAGGCACAGAACTAGAAGTTGATATGAGAACAGTCCAGGTGCCAGAAACAGCTGAAGTTCTGGAAGATGACGATGTGTTTGTTCTGGAAACACCTGAAAAGATATATGTGTGGCATGGAAAG GAATCCCAAGGAATAGAACAAGAAGCGGCTTCGAATTTCGTGCAGAAAATTCTCGGCGAAGACAAAGAGACGATTGTTCTAGAACAGGGAGAGGAAACTGATGAGTTCTGGGAATTTTTAG gTGGTGCACCAGAAGAGAAAGAGGATTCATCAGGATGGAAGTTGACACTCAACCGACGTGTCACCACACCGCTCAGTCTGACAGCTGTCACTGTCAGTGTGACAGGAAAGATTGACTTCGAGGAATTACCTCCGGAGTTCACGCAACAG GACTTATCTGACGATGGAGTTTATATCTTAGATACAGGAGAAGAGCTTTACTTCTGGAAGGGAAAGAAAATTCCGGAAAGAGTTAGGATGGCTAATGATACTATTATTGAG GAATACGTATCAGACGATGGTTTAGAAAGAACTGTGGATTCGGCTGTCGTAGTCTCCGTGCGTCAGGGTAAGGAGCCAGCGGTGTTCAAGAAATTGTTCCCAGAttgggatgacgatatgtgggag aaCCAAACATCTTATGAGGACATCAAAAACGAAACAAAGGCTGCAAATTCCAAATGA